One segment of Micromonospora parathelypteridis DNA contains the following:
- a CDS encoding winged helix-turn-helix domain-containing protein — MPIPHTAQEIEADLLRRIGSGEFPRGQRLPTYDELAAEYGSARRTVARAVEALKARGIVVGVRGSGVYVAEA; from the coding sequence GTGCCGATCCCACATACCGCGCAGGAGATCGAAGCTGATCTCTTACGGCGCATCGGCTCAGGCGAGTTCCCACGCGGGCAGCGCCTCCCGACGTACGACGAGTTGGCGGCCGAGTATGGGTCGGCCCGCCGCACGGTGGCGCGTGCCGTGGAGGCGCTGAAAGCGCGCGGCATCGTGGTCGGCGTACGGGGGTCGGGCGTGTACGTCGCTGAGGCGTGA